The DNA segment ATTTAGGTTGCATCTATGGTACTTATTTCTTGGTTCAAGGAGATTAAGCTCAATAATTCGTCCAAAAACCTTGATGGTATCCCTGGTGCCCTCAAAGGTTGGTTGCTGGACTTATTAGCATGTTCTGACCCAGCATTCCCAACAAAAGATTCACTTCTTCCTTATGCTGAGCTTTCCAGAACTTATGCAAAGATGCGCAGTGAGGCTGGTCAGTTGCTAAATGTAATCAAGTCTTCTGGTATGTTTGATGAGTTATTGACAGCAACACAAATTGAGTTGGACCGCTTGAGTGTGGATGACGCTATTGGTTTTGCTTCAAAAATTCCAGCTTTGTGTAATGATAGTTCTGCAAATGAGTTCTTGGCAAAGAAcatcatggatgatattgaaTCCTCCAAACAGAGACTCTTGACAACTTCTGGATATTTAAAATGCGTTCAGGtatacttaaaaatttattactttgaactttcttgaagtGGTTCGTATTACATGATTGGTATTTCATGTGTTTTAAGTTGTCGTCAATGATTTTGACTTGCTTATTTATGGTTCATCTCATGATTTGCAGAGCAACTTGCATGTTACAGTCACATCTGCAGTTGCAGCTGCCGTTGTCTGGATGTCTGAATTTCCTACACGACTTACACCAATCATTTTACCTTTGATGGCTTCTATCAGACGAGAGCAGGTGTTGGTTTAgctttttctgtttattttttgcttatttacatgtttaatttattgataCTTGATAAAATGACAACTTTCAGGAGGAAATACTCCAAATGAAGTCTGCTGAAGCCCTTGCTGAGCTAATGTATCACTGTGTTGCGCGTAAACCTTGCCCcaatgataaattaattaagaacaTATGTAGTTTAACTTGCATGGATCCCTCTGAGACCCCTCAAGCCAAATCCCTTTGTACCATTGAGAGTATTGATGATCAGGGTCTTCTGTCTTTTAGAACTCCTGTTAGCAAACAGAAGTCAAAGGTCCACGTGCTAGCTGGTGAAGATCGTTCCAAGGTGGAGGGATTTTTAAGTAGACGAGGATCTGAGCTATCATTGAGGCTTCTATGTGAAAAGTTTGGTGCGTCATTATTTGATAAGCTTCCCAAGCTGTGGGATTGCCTTACTGAAGTTCTTAAACCTATAGAGGACACCGAGGAAAAGCAAGTTACTGTGTCTATTGAGTCTGTTAGTGATCCTCAGACCTTGATTAACAATATCCAGGTTggcatttaaaattttatccatGTTTTTGGTTCATCAAATGTAAGATTTTGCATCACTAGCTGCGAATGAATTAGTTAGACTGCAATATCAGAAAATGggataaaatttcaaaagattgTCTTTCTCTCAGCATTTGGatactgttttaattttttcttgtaatgtaGGATTGAACAGTTGAAGATAAGACACAAATGCAAtggattttcttatttttcatagtATTGCCCCATCTGTAGGCTTTAAATAAAAGACTTACAGATTTATAGTTGTTGAAGATGCTTGTGATTTCAATCAGCAGGAGTATgcatatatgtatatgtgtgtaTTAGCAAAAAGTGTATACAAGAAAGATGACAGGACAACTTTAGACTATGGGAACCTGTATCTATTAGACTTTTCAGACTGCCTAAAAGACGTCTTTTATAAAGATTTACAGGACTACTTTTCTGACTGCAGATGGAAGTAGTTAATTCTCAATATTATTTCACTGAGCCGATACAGCTTGTCTtttcttaacaaaattatttacaaaagtcATTTCTTGAGACTGAATTAATCTCTCCCCTGTACTTTTTATGTCATAAATTTTCTTTATGCATGCAATTATGTAGAGTATGAAAGCATGTTACAAAATTTTGGTGGTGCCCGTGATTATGTAAACACCAGTGAACCAGAGCATTATGGTGATAGACGTGCAAATATACTAGTTGAGATCTAGGGGGGCTCCAAATGTGCATTTTTTATAAGCACATGCAGAAGAACACTTTTCTGTTAGCtgaatatatttcatttttttattgctGCGTGTGGAGAGCGGTTTGGGTATTGAAATTTCTAAGAACCATGACTATGATTACACCCTTGCCTTAATGAACTGTTGAATTATATCTAGCTTAGGTTGTTTGCTGaattgaagtttttgaacattatTTTGGATTCCTAAAGAGGTTGACTAACTAAAATAAGTACGCTGTTGATTATAAATCTATTGAAAAAATTGGCCAAGGGAAAATTCCTTGGAAATATTCGTTGTAAAGAacctttcttccttttgttGGCATTACTACCTATATGACAAGGTGCAGAAAAAGTTCTAGTAAATTTTTTGGTTACATGTATTGAAACATTCTTAGAAAGTGTTATCTCTCTCTAATTATGTATGCTTGTGTGTTTTATGTTGCAATGCAGTTCAATGGCTTCAAGTAGAAATGTGCCTGTTTGTTGGagttataatacattttttccATTGATTGTTTACTAGTTCAATAATTCTTCCTCTTGATCCCTATTCATTTCTAACTCGTTTTTAGTGATTGTATATAGTATTCTGCTTAATATACGGCATGGTTTTCTTGTAGGTGGTGCGCTCTGTTGCTCCCGTGTTAAATGAGTTGAAGCCAAAACTTTTGACGCTTCTCCCATGCATCTTCAAATGTGTTCAGCATTCTCATGTTGCTGTTAGATTAGCTGCTTCACGCTGCATCACTTCTCTGGCACAGTCAATGACTGTGAAAGTTATGGGAGCTGTGGTTGAAAATGCTATCCCAATGTTGGAAGATTCATCATCTGTTTATGCTCGACAAGGAGCAGGCATGTTGATTAGTTTTCTAGTTCAGGGGTTGGGTGTAGAGTTGGTCCCTTATGCTCCTTTATTGGTGGTTCCACTTCTGAGGTGTATGAGTGATTGTGATCAGTCTGTCAGACAGAGTGTGACCCATAGTTTTGCTGCTCTTGTTCCTTTACTTCCTTTGGCTCGAGGCCTTCCTCAACCAATTGGACTCGGAGAAGGTGTATCTAGAAATGCAGAAGATTTGCAGTTTTTAGAGCAATTGCTTGACAACTCTCATATTGAAGATTACAAGTTGTGCACTGAATTAAAAGTAACATTGAGGAGGTAAACTGGACTTACTTGGCTAATATTTCTTTGGAGAGGGGACGGTAGTTGAATATTCTATTTTGGAAAGTATGGTTTGATAGTGAAGATGAGTGTTAATTTTTTGCATAACGCCTGTTGTTAtggattaaaaaaagaaattctgTTTGAAGTCTAGCAAAGATGGCAGTTTGGAAGTGTTGTCATCCGAGACCCCATGCACTCTccttctaatttcttttttctctagTTACTTTGTTCATTGGAAACGTTTCAAGTATAATTATATTAGTTACATTTTTTCTCTataccttttatattttaaaatttgtcatctattaattttgcatttaccttttatattttattattatcgttGTTCTTGTGTTTTCAGGTATCAGCAGGAAGGCATAAATTGGTTAGCTTTCCTGAAACGTTTCAAGCTCCATGGAATTTTATGTGATGACATGGGACTTGGAAAGACACTTCAAGCATCTGCAATTGTGGCCTCTGATATAGCTGAGCATCGCAGTACAATCGGGAATGAGGATCTTCTGGCATCTTTAATTATCTGCCCATCAACTCTAGTTGGGCACTGGGCCTTTGAGATAGAGAAGTATATTGATGTTTCTGTTATATCTAGTCTTCAATACGTTGGTTCTGCTCAGGAACGAATACTTCTTCGAGATCAGTTCTGTAAGCATAATGTCATTATAACATCATACGATGTTGTGCGTAAAGATGTTGATTTTCTGGGACAGCTACTCTGGAATTACTGCATTTTAGATGAAGggcatataataaaaaatgccAAGTCTAAAGTTACACTTGCTGTAAAACAGTTGAAAGCCCAACACCGCTTGATATTGAGTGGGACACCTATACAGGTTTGTGATGAGTTTATACCTCATTTAAGTTACATTCTGTCACTACTAATCTGATAAATGTTACCCATTCTTGCAGAATAACATAATGGACTTGTGGTCCCTCTTCGATTTTCTGATGCCAGGCTTTCTCGGAACTGAGAGACAGGTACCTTTTTTGctgattattattatattttatgttgttaCAATAATATACTGCAACACATGCTTGGTTATTGTTATAATTGGAGAACATGATATATTTGGTATGTTAGGGTCTATTGTTTTTCTGCTTGTCATTATAATTCATGTTGTTACAATATTACAGCCGCAACCCttgattgtttttgttataattttggAAACATGGTACATTTGGTATACTAGGGTCTGAAGCTTTTAGCTGCTTGTCATGATAATTCATGTTGTTACAATCTTATACTGCAACCCATGATTGGTTTTCGTTATAATTTGGAACCATGATACATTTGGTGTGTTCAGGTCATGTAACCATGTGCAGGTCAGAATCATGTGCAGTTCTTATACAAGTTGATATAGTTGACTGATAAGCATCTAAGCATTTGGTGAGCCCACTTTCAAAAAGCCAACTTTTAAGGGGGAGAACTAAACAGTTAAATACTACGTGCTGAGCGTCACATACTACTTGATGTGTGACATAGGCATTCACTAATTACGTGAGTCTCTATTATAGCACCACCCTTAAGAGCCAATGTTTTGGCTGCTTTCATCCTATGATGCCTTACTGAGTGACGCATCACAAACTTCCTTGTTGGTCAAAATTACCTATTTGTAGCCCTCTCTGAGATACAAGCAGTTCCGATACTAATTGATAAATACCCAAGTACGTCGGGAACCCACCCTCAAAAGCTATAGCCATTAAGGGCAATGATCAAATGCTTCACCAAACTTTCTATATTACTTGACTTGGGACTTAGACATCTCATAATACCAAATCCCTATGATTGACCAAATGAATTATCCCTTGACATTATTTGAATGCTTGTGTTGAAGATTTCACGTTGATTAGATATATGACTAAAttatatagtatataaattaataaaatctcactttacaagtcgattttgtaggattgagttaggtttaaactcATCTTTGGTTAAGATCTATCTTCGCGAGGTTTGATAGGCCTATATCCCACTATGAATCCATATGCAAATATCTAGTTCTTTACTCAGGATGTCTAGTTCTCAGTATGAGGGTTAAAAATTCCATATCAATTAATATTGCTAAATTATACAAACTATTTTTGTAgggttgaattagacttaaagaCTACTTTTTAAGAGCTTGTTTAGATTAGCTCAAGTtgcacttaaaaaatatttcccaGCTTAGTTTACTGTTTCAAACCCTCTTCTGGGTTTAATTTTTTGGGGGGTACTGGCTTTGGAGGCAACATTTTTTATTCCATTGTCTATTAATTGCTACGTGATAGAAGTGAACATGTCATTACATGTCCTCAACCGAAACCTAGCTGGAATGTCATTGACCACAATGCCATTCATGCTTTTAATGAAATCTAGTATTACTAAATATGTTATGAATAAGTCTTTTTTTCATTATACTTGAATCAGATTATAATCCAAATGGATGCACAAGATTTGGGTGAGAAACTAGCTTGGGAGATGTTTTCTCTGCTCTCATAATATTGTACATAGGTTTCCCTTAGTTAGGAAGAGAATATTACTCTACGGGATTTCAACCTTATTTCCCTAAATATCTACAACTTAAAAAGGAGTAATGACAATAAATAGTCCTCTTATATCACTTAATATATCTCAAAAGTCTAACCTGAGTATCCTAATGTCTATCATATGGGGAATGAAGTTTACTAACCATGCTTAACAAAATAAGGGGGATCCCTTAATATATCTCAAAAGTCTAACCTGAGTATCCTAATGACTATCACATGGGGAATGAAGAAGTTTACTAACCATGCTTAGCAAAATAAATGTCTGGTGTTGTTCTAGATAAGTAATTTAGCTTCCTAACCAACCTTCAATATCTCCCTGGTTTAGAATAGGATTCTTTTGGCATAGTAGAATCTGGATGTACAAATATCAATTGATCATATCCAACATACCAATTTCTTGTATAATATTGTGCACATTTCCTGAGACATGACTTCCGTTGAAGGATCGTTAATTCCAAAGATGCTTGCCTTaccaattatttataattaaatgaaagcGTGATGCGGTAGTGGGCCTCTTCAGTGTTCATACCTGAATCCCTACAGTATCTGTGGGGTTTTATGGATAGAATATCACCATTCTTGGGCCTCTCTACTTAGCCGTTTAATCATTTGCATTGATTTGGTACTTGACATTGGCTTTGTCCTTTTTGGTACCAAAGAGCCATATAACCAATGTACCATAAAACAATGTTCATTCAAATTTGTAAATTTCCCTCATGATATTGTGTCCGTTTATCATATTTAGTTGAGTTTCTTTAGCATATTTTAGCCATCTagtaccttttttttttaatgttagtaCTTTATCTACCAAGCACCAAtgcatttgattttttaattgttttcacAATATTTAATGTGGCTTTAACAGTTCCAAGCTGCATATGGAAAACCACTTTTAGCTGCAAGAGATCCAAAATGCTCTGCTAAGGATGCTGAAGCAGGAGTACTGGCTATGGAGGCATTGCATAAGCAGgtgattttctcttttatcattattgaactacaattgttttttttttttgcgttcTAATTGGATGTACTTTTGTCCTCTAGGTAATGCCTTTCCTCCTTCGTAGAACAAAGGATGAAGTCTTGTCTGATCTGCCAgagaaaataattcaagacaGATACTGTGATTTGAGCCCTGTACAATATAAACTTTACGAGCAGTTTTCTGGTTCTCGTGTAAAACAAGAAATGTCATCTATTGTAACGACAAATGAGTCTGCTGCACCAGAAGGAAGTGGCACTTCTACTAAAGCGTCTTCACATGTCTTCCAGGCAATTATATTTCTTCAATTATTAGTGAATTACTGTCCCTTCTATTTTTTAACACCCAGAAATACATTCCATGTTCCAGGCACTCCAATATTTGCTTAAACTCTGTAGTCATCCATTGCTTGTCACTGGTGAGAAGATTCCAGATTCACTTTCTCCCATCCTCTTAGAACTGTTTCCTGCTGGCTCTGATATTGTTTCAGAACTTCACAAACTCCATCACTCCCCAAAATTAGTTGCTCTTCATGAGATTCTTGAAGAATGTGGAATTGGAGTTGATAATTCAGGTTCTGAGGGTGCAGTTAACGTTGGGCAGCATAGGGTCTTGATATTTGCTCAACATAAGGTGATGGTTACGGTTTAGTTGGAGCTACCTTTTTTGTAAagattaataaatgatttaCTGACTGTTTATTTGCAGGCTTTCCTGGATATAATTGAAAGAGATTTGTTTCAGACACACATGAAAAGGTTAGTTCCTGGACCTAGTCATCCACCTAATAAATTTATGGTTTGGATTCCCATGCTTTTTTCATTgcattgaatgattttttttggtTATTGAACAGTTGCTGCTTGTTTATGCatggaaataatattattttatatggatGTATTTTATTCAGAGTTTTCATCTTGCGTATTTCTTGTGTCACAGTGTCACATATTTGCGGTTGGATGGATCAGTTGCATCGGAAAAGCGATTTGAAATTGTCAAAGCTTTCAATTCAGACCCTACCATTGATGTTTTACTGCTTACAACACATGGTAAAGTTTTTGGGTACACCTTAATCGATCTaaccatttatttttcttgtagttgTAGCTTAATATTTGGAAATTATATGAAATTCTCCATCTGCAGTCGGTGGGCTTGGTTTGAACCTGACATCTGCAGATACCCTTGTTTTTGTGGAGCATGACTGGAATCCAATGCGTGATCATCAGGTAATCATGATCCATTTGGTGATTtatttgggttttctttttcagatCAAGACAGTTCTAATTGTCAGCATAGAATTTATATTAGCTGTAAAATTGGATTTCTTTCGACAGATTTTAATCAGGTTTTTCAGATTCAACTCTAATTGTACGTACTAGATAGTGACAATGTCACCTGTGTCTAGCTTTAGAGGCTTGTTTAAGATTATATTgtgaaaaattcttttttttttaatgaaaaaattctATTTGAAGTTGTTTTTAGCCAACTTTTGTCCAAAAGAGCAGGGTCCAAAAGTAATCCAATTGCAAATTTGTTCTGGAAGCAAATAGCAATAATAGCTTTTGAACATAATCACTTGTGATTGATGAGAGATAGTACGGGGTTAGATAGGAtactattttttaagaaaaaaaatattaattccttgttaatgaaaaaaggtaaaaatcTTGTTCGTGTATGGTTTctgagagaaaaatatatttatattaataatatacttgaaaacctaaaaattacttttataaataaaagggtTTTCACATTTATGGCCGCCACATGCCAaatgttttctatttctatagaatctctgaaaaagaaaatggtttaTTTTGCGTGGCTTTCTATATTTAATGCCTAACAGCATGGAGCTTTTGTAATCTTGCTTTCGATAGGatgaaatttctaattttttttttgtaatgttacTGGTTATATTAATAACCTACAGGCTATGGATAGAGCACACAGGTTAGGTCAGAAAAAAGTAGTCAATGTCCATCGGCTAATAATGCGTGGTACTTTGGAAGAGAAAGTTATGAGTCTACAAAGATTCAAAGTGTCAGTGGCTAATGCTGTTATTAATGCTGAAAATGCTAGTATGAAAACAATGAATACAGATCAGTTGCTTGATTTATTTGCATCGGCAGAAACCTCCAAAAAGGTATGACTACTTGTTTTTAGCTAGTCTGGTATACTCTAAATGCAGAATAGTAGATTTTGAATGAGTATGACTGGGTCAGTTATTTGGTGAAATGAAGATTGAGCACTATTATGTgcttttattgtgtttttctatGTGATATATGCATTTCCTTGCAATTTTATGTTGCTAGAAGGTTAGCGTCACTTTATTTTATGGGTGGGGGCTTCTGTCTCTGGCTAGGGTGATGGAATTTGTATGCAACATTCTTGTGAGGGTTGAACCATTGTAATTTGGGAGAACTCCCTGATATACCAAagaacatgttttttttgttatttgggTGAATAGTAATTTaccttagtttttttttttctgatgttTTGGACTTGATCATTTATAGGGTGCTAATGCTGTAAAGAGTTCAGAGAACAACTCTGATGGAGACGCTAAATTAGTAGGCAGTGGGAAGAGATTGAAATCGATACTTGGCGGGTTGGAGGAGCTATGGGATCAATCACAATATACAGAGGAGTACAATCTGAGTCAATTTTTAGCGAGGCTTAATGGCTAATACCCCAGATTCATTTCAGAGTCAGTGTACATATCCAAGAGTACAAATTTTGACATTGtaacatcatttttttctcCCCCATGCCCTTCAGTCATTTTTTGTCGTCACTTTTTGTACACCCCAATTCTGGTATCTGCTCGTGTGCATGCAGACCAGGTAAATCAGAGTCTGTATTTACAGGGCATTGAGGATAGCGAGGTTTGAGTGGCTGGTGGTGATATGTAGAGAAAAGTACCAGTGATGGCTTCAGGAGGGATGGAATAACATTTTTTGGATTTTGTATATATACACAGTCAATCCTAATTATAGTTATAATCGTTTCTAACATGAAATGATTTTCATTTTGCAATGTTCATTGGAAAGCTAGAAATACAAAATTACCAATACCTCAAATCTGCTATCGTCGTTATATGCTATAAGCCATTGGAGACAGCTACGGAAACGCATTTTTATTTGTGAAGAATTGCTTAGTTTGGATGATTTTTCGGCCAGTGAGTTAAAATGGAATAAGTGACGGGTACAATTAAGTTATCCTTTTTGGTGCtttgaaagattaaaattaCCTAGTTTTGGGTTATTAAAATATGGAAGAGCAAGACCAAAAGCAATAATTATAGATTTTATCAAGTTGGGTATCGGATTCttgttctctctctctctctctctctctctctctcccatTCGTTTAAACTTTAAACTGATTTGGAAAAAATTACCAATTTTAATTCTACTGCTTGACTGCATTAtggtttatataaaaaaagtctGTAATTTGTAGTGGAGGTgagttaaattttataaagcttGAATTTGGTTAATATCTTAAATTCAAGATTTGAGGTGTTTACCTGCGAGAGTGTTCTCCATTAGTCTGATTGAAAAATGATTAGCAAACggttactatttttttattttgtaagattttgagttgatttatttaaaaataaccttTTCTTCCTCAGCTTCATGTACTGTAAGGCATCTTGGACGAATGGGATTGTTTGAAATGTCCGTTTGGACCCAAAACTAAGACATCCAAACATAGATGTGAATAACTTATATCActgttaaaaaaatgatttacataatgtttaaatttatgcaTTGATTACAAGGAAAAAAGGAttgatagaaatataaaattggcAAGTGTCTTTTGGTAGGTGGATGGCGGCTTGTGTAAAACGGAAGGGTAAATTaggaaatatgaaaataaaaagtaaaaataagctTATATCATATATGAGATGAAGGAGGTGATATCGAAaggcagagagagagagagagagagatgggTTGCATCGTGAATCTCAACGGCGCAGCAGCCGCATCACTTCGTTTGCCCACTCCTACTGAAGGCGACAAGAAGGAGCgtggattttgttgttttccCCGACGCCACCGTCGCCATCATCAGTTCCGACCTCCTTCCGCTCCAACCGCCACCAATTCCCGTTCCCATTCTCTGGTTCGTATCTTCATTTTTCCTTCTATCATTCATTCTATTTGATTGGATTCACAATTCACCATCATACACACAAACAGACCGTCACCAATGAAGCGCTCAATGTTATGATTTCTGGAGCTCCCGCTTCTGGCAAAGGCACCCAGTGCCACCTCATCGCCGACAAGGttacttcctttttctttctactGCTTTACTAATGCATGCACTAACACATAACATAACCTTCTTTTTAGTTTTCCTTCAAATATTCTCATtcctttaattcatctaaattATATACGCAGTACGGTTTGGTGCATATTGCTGCTGGAGATTTACTTAGGGCAGAAATTGCCACAGGAAGTGAAAATGGAAAGCGAGCCAAGCAGTATATGGAGCAGGGGCAGTTGGTCCCTGACGAAATTGTTGTCATGGTATGTAATCTTTGTAATCCAATCATACCTTTTCTCTTCAGTTCATTCTTGTTCTCTACTCTTTCTCTTACCCTCCATTTCTTATGCTATAGATGGTCAAGGATCGTCTCTTGAAACCAGATTCTAAAGAACGTGGTTGGCTTTTGGATGGTTATCCCAGGAGCTTGTCTCAGGCCACTGCACTTAAGGGATTTGGGTTTGAGCCTCATACTTTTCTTCTTCTGGAGGTAAACATTTTGTTGTTTTCCTTTTAACTTTTCTACCTCTCATAAcccaatttattttttcataaaccAATTGGGTGATATTAGAAAAAGGAAGCCAAAGGAATTTTAATAGTGATACTCAGCGAAATTCTGTCATAATTCCCAAGATGATATATTATGATGCTGGAGACCCCTGTATTGTCGCTATAAAAATCAATACCATTGGTCTTAAATGCAGAAGTCAAAGTAGCTTTtcttatcttttacttttgatttttcAGGTTTCTGAAGATGTGCTTGTGGAAAGAGTAGTTGGACGGAGACTAGATCCTGTTACTGGGAAGATATATCACTTGAAGTATTCTCCTCCAGAGACAGAAGAAATAGCTGCAAGGCTTACCCAACGCTTTGATGATACTGAAGAAAAGGCAAGAATATATCCCtagtctgttttttttttttcttctgaaaagatatcaattctttttttttttagattatttgttttatacCTAGACTCACATGTAGATTATAATTGTGTCCAATTGAATGTTCTTTACCATTGTCGTTTGCATGACTTAGGTGAAGTTGCGATTGAACACCCATCATCAAAATGTGGAGTCCGTCCTTGCCC comes from the Vigna radiata var. radiata cultivar VC1973A chromosome 2, Vradiata_ver6, whole genome shotgun sequence genome and includes:
- the LOC106756085 gene encoding TATA-binding protein-associated factor BTAF1 isoform X2 codes for the protein MDVNHDDDGFEHDGDGQWPFHTFVEQLIIDMFDPVWEVRHGSVMALREILAHQGASAGVFKPDSHLGGTLFIELEDKSIPTTLKREREIDLNMQVSADEFDSNLKRPKLEDVSSPTFMDSVMTCNNITSETLGCNLTLDYENGQFNGNSNDMDLESHSDGSRDACKESASITEEKGHLDDNQMPSGNLIALRNLPQNCELMNSVKVARSSWLQNCEFLQDCVIRFLCVLSLDRFGDYVSDQVVAPVRETCAQALGAAFKYMHPALVNETLNILLRMQCRPEWEIRHGSLLGIKYLVAVRQEMLSDLLGGVLPACKSGLEDPDDDVRAVAADALIPAASAIVSLQDQTLHSIVMLLWDILLDLDDLSPSTSSVMNLLAEIYSQEDMSPNMYEVLRLGDKEMENGGGGGGGDCDGEENPYVLSTLAQRLWPFMRHSITSVRYSAIRTLERLLEAGYKRSMSELSGASFWPSSIFGDTLRIVFQNLLLETNEDILQCSERVWSLLVQCSMEDLEMAASSYGASWIELASTPFGSALDASKMYWPVAFPRKSQIRAAAKMRAAKIENEFGMEFSLDSIKGSIPQDRNGDVPMNSVKIVVGADVDTSVTHTRVVTATALGYFASKLPVGSLKYVIDPLWSSLTSFSGVQRQVASMVLISWFKEIKLNNSSKNLDGIPGALKGWLLDLLACSDPAFPTKDSLLPYAELSRTYAKMRSEAGQLLNVIKSSGMFDELLTATQIELDRLSVDDAIGFASKIPALCNDSSANEFLAKNIMDDIESSKQRLLTTSGYLKCVQSNLHVTVTSAVAAAVVWMSEFPTRLTPIILPLMASIRREQEEILQMKSAEALAELMYHCVARKPCPNDKLIKNICSLTCMDPSETPQAKSLCTIESIDDQGLLSFRTPVSKQKSKVHVLAGEDRSKVEGFLSRRGSELSLRLLCEKFGASLFDKLPKLWDCLTEVLKPIEDTEEKQVTVSIESVSDPQTLINNIQVVRSVAPVLNELKPKLLTLLPCIFKCVQHSHVAVRLAASRCITSLAQSMTVKVMGAVVENAIPMLEDSSSVYARQGAGMLISFLVQGLGVELVPYAPLLVVPLLRCMSDCDQSVRQSVTHSFAALVPLLPLARGLPQPIGLGEGVSRNAEDLQFLEQLLDNSHIEDYKLCTELKVTLRRYQQEGINWLAFLKRFKLHGILCDDMGLGKTLQASAIVASDIAEHRSTIGNEDLLASLIICPSTLVGHWAFEIEKYIDVSVISSLQYVGSAQERILLRDQFCKHNVIITSYDVVRKDVDFLGQLLWNYCILDEGHIIKNAKSKVTLAVKQLKAQHRLILSGTPIQNNIMDLWSLFDFLMPGFLGTERQFQAAYGKPLLAARDPKCSAKDAEAGVLAMEALHKQVMPFLLRRTKDEVLSDLPEKIIQDRYCDLSPVQYKLYEQFSGSRVKQEMSSIVTTNESAAPEGSGTSTKASSHVFQALQYLLKLCSHPLLVTGEKIPDSLSPILLELFPAGSDIVSELHKLHHSPKLVALHEILEECGIGVDNSGSEGAVNVGQHRVLIFAQHKAFLDIIERDLFQTHMKSVTYLRLDGSVASEKRFEIVKAFNSDPTIDVLLLTTHVGGLGLNLTSADTLVFVEHDWNPMRDHQAMDRAHRLGQKKVVNVHRLIMRGTLEEKVMSLQRFKVSVANAVINAENASMKTMNTDQLLDLFASAETSKKGANAVKSSENNSDGDAKLVGSGKRLKSILGGLEELWDQSQYTEEYNLSQFLARLNG